A section of the Kribbella sp. HUAS MG21 genome encodes:
- a CDS encoding LamG-like jellyroll fold domain-containing protein has protein sequence MTRRRLFTRLGVVGTVLAVAGTLLIAPPAQGIEASLSAVTSSTWQTNASVQGIAVAAGKAYAGGRFTTVRPPGAAPGTSEVGQAYLAAFDASTGALISTFNPVLNGQVYAVAASADGSRIFVGGDFTTVNGQTRNRIAAFDTATGALVTNWKPSVSYRVKTIAVSGTTVYFGGSFGLVNGEERLRLAAVTADTGALLPWAPAVNGDVYAVDAADDASKVYAGGQFSTVNGTSQNTVTSLDPVTGAVLPFPGASAVPPPNGSCTTRVKAIDTSGDTVYFGNGGDGGGCFDGTWAADIATNTLKWKNQCLGATEAVKVVNGWLYKGSHAHDCANQGAGGFPQGFGYRFLLTEKLTDGTLGPWYPNTDADPNSATNVGPLAFGTGGDDLWVGGDFLNVNGTGQQGLTRFTNAAPGAAPAKPAKLQPFSVQPGVVQIHFPTVVDNDDSTLTYRLLKGFSNTTIATWTTKSTPWDRPWLHYTDTAVTPGEVTNYRVEVTDGSTTIRGNYSDPVTVASTASTAYDQIVGADGPQAYWRLGEPAGATTAVDASGQSNNGTYTGVTLGGAGAIAGNTAMTTSSSSGRMVGQKASSFPQQFTVEAWVKQSGLLRGGRIIGFGNSRTGNSGGGGDRMLYMRTNGSIVFGVNDGAQRTLTSTYGKNDGQWHHVVGTYDNGAMKLYVDGVLSGSAQIGAASLYYGWWRVGYDLTNSWPGGGATQTGMGIDEAAVYPYALTPAQVQSHYAAR, from the coding sequence ATGACGAGAAGACGTCTGTTCACGCGGCTGGGGGTCGTAGGGACAGTCCTGGCGGTCGCCGGGACGCTGCTGATCGCGCCGCCCGCGCAAGGCATCGAGGCGTCCCTGTCCGCGGTCACCAGCTCGACCTGGCAGACCAACGCCAGCGTGCAGGGCATCGCGGTCGCGGCCGGCAAGGCGTACGCCGGCGGCCGGTTCACCACCGTCCGCCCGCCGGGCGCGGCGCCCGGGACCAGTGAGGTCGGCCAGGCGTACCTGGCCGCCTTCGACGCGAGCACCGGCGCCCTGATCAGCACCTTCAACCCGGTGCTGAACGGTCAGGTCTACGCGGTGGCCGCCTCCGCGGACGGTTCGCGGATCTTCGTCGGCGGTGACTTCACGACGGTCAACGGCCAGACGCGCAACCGGATCGCCGCCTTCGACACCGCCACCGGCGCCCTGGTGACGAACTGGAAGCCGTCGGTCTCCTACCGCGTCAAGACGATCGCCGTGTCCGGTACGACGGTGTACTTCGGCGGCTCGTTCGGCCTGGTGAACGGTGAGGAGCGCCTGCGACTGGCAGCCGTCACCGCCGACACCGGCGCGCTGTTGCCCTGGGCCCCCGCGGTCAACGGCGATGTCTACGCGGTGGACGCCGCTGACGACGCCTCGAAGGTGTACGCCGGCGGCCAGTTCAGCACCGTCAACGGCACCTCGCAGAACACCGTGACGAGCCTCGACCCGGTGACGGGCGCAGTACTGCCCTTCCCCGGCGCGTCCGCGGTACCGCCGCCGAACGGGTCCTGCACGACGCGGGTGAAGGCGATCGACACGAGCGGCGACACCGTGTACTTCGGCAACGGCGGTGACGGCGGCGGCTGCTTCGACGGGACGTGGGCGGCCGACATCGCGACCAACACGCTGAAGTGGAAAAACCAGTGCCTGGGCGCGACCGAGGCGGTCAAGGTCGTCAACGGCTGGCTGTACAAGGGTTCGCACGCGCACGACTGCGCCAACCAGGGCGCGGGCGGCTTCCCGCAGGGCTTCGGGTACCGGTTCCTGCTGACCGAGAAGCTCACCGACGGCACCCTCGGCCCGTGGTACCCGAACACCGACGCCGACCCGAACAGCGCGACCAACGTCGGCCCGCTGGCGTTCGGCACCGGCGGCGACGATCTGTGGGTCGGCGGCGACTTCCTGAACGTGAACGGCACCGGACAGCAGGGCCTGACCCGTTTCACCAACGCGGCTCCGGGTGCGGCCCCCGCCAAGCCGGCCAAGCTGCAGCCGTTCAGCGTCCAGCCGGGCGTCGTACAGATCCACTTCCCCACGGTCGTGGACAACGACGACAGCACGCTCACGTACCGGCTGCTCAAGGGCTTCAGCAACACCACCATCGCGACCTGGACGACGAAGTCGACGCCGTGGGACCGCCCCTGGCTGCACTACACCGACACCGCGGTGACGCCCGGCGAGGTGACGAACTACCGCGTCGAGGTCACCGACGGCAGTACGACGATCCGCGGCAACTACTCCGACCCGGTGACGGTCGCCTCGACGGCGTCGACGGCGTACGACCAGATCGTCGGCGCCGACGGGCCGCAGGCGTACTGGCGGCTCGGTGAACCCGCCGGCGCGACGACCGCGGTGGACGCCTCCGGGCAGAGCAACAACGGCACCTACACCGGTGTCACGCTCGGCGGCGCCGGCGCGATCGCCGGGAACACCGCGATGACGACCAGCTCGAGCAGCGGCCGGATGGTCGGCCAGAAGGCGTCCAGCTTCCCGCAGCAGTTCACGGTCGAGGCCTGGGTGAAGCAGAGCGGTCTGCTGCGCGGCGGGCGGATCATCGGGTTCGGCAACTCGCGGACCGGGAACAGTGGCGGTGGCGGCGACCGGATGCTGTACATGCGGACGAACGGCTCGATCGTGTTCGGCGTCAACGACGGCGCGCAGCGCACGCTCACCAGCACCTACGGCAAGAACGACGGGCAGTGGCACCACGTCGTCGGCACGTACGACAACGGCGCGATGAAGCTGTACGTCGACGGCGTCCTCAGCGGCAGCGCGCAGATCGGCGCCGCCTCGCTGTACTACGGCTGGTGGCGCGTCGGGTACGACCTGACGAACTCGTGGCCCGGCGGCGGTGCGACCCAGACCGGAATGGGCATCGACGAGGCGGCCGTCTACCCGTACGCACTGACGCCGGCGCAGGTCCAGTCTCACTATGCGGCCCGCTAG
- a CDS encoding fibronectin type III domain-containing protein: protein MKKFVLAVVTAAAVIAAALIPSGPPVEAAAPGFASAVSAIKQPSWQTNNSVNALAIAGNTVYAGGLFTRLRQPGKASGQAPEAVRTYVAAFDRTTGKPTAFAPTLNGPVYAIATSPDGKWVVIGGDFTMVNGVRRSKIAMFSVATGKLVAAWDPVVAARVKALAIYGNSVFIGGAFRAIDGATRNRLGAVRLIQGDLLPWNPNANNDVYAIDVADNGTRVFVGGPFSTINGKDHYSLAMTNNTTGAAYAFPAAAAIPKPTATCTTRVKDIDTLGDKVFVSNGGDGSGCYDGVLAAQVSTGQLLWKNNCLGATEAIKAIGNWVYKGSHAHNCSSSPNGFPDGTGTHYLLVESAINGNLGPWFPNTDANPKSTTKVGPLAMAGTDTDLWVGGDFLHVNGTIQVGITRFTNAVGGAAPLRPRTPTLTATSSGRVYVSYADSYDLDNLTLTYNVYRGSLNVGSNRYTSYYWQPRKTYQVVDRGLKRGSTYTYTVEVHDGRNIQRGPSASVKIP, encoded by the coding sequence GTGAAGAAGTTTGTGCTGGCCGTCGTCACCGCAGCGGCCGTGATCGCCGCTGCGTTGATTCCCTCCGGACCGCCGGTGGAGGCGGCGGCTCCGGGCTTCGCTTCGGCGGTGTCGGCGATCAAGCAACCTTCCTGGCAGACCAACAACAGCGTGAACGCGCTGGCGATCGCCGGGAACACCGTGTACGCCGGCGGCCTGTTCACCCGGCTCCGGCAGCCCGGGAAGGCGTCCGGCCAGGCGCCCGAGGCGGTCCGCACGTACGTCGCCGCGTTCGACCGCACCACCGGGAAGCCGACGGCGTTCGCGCCGACGCTGAACGGTCCCGTGTACGCGATCGCCACCAGCCCGGACGGCAAGTGGGTGGTGATCGGCGGCGACTTCACGATGGTCAACGGCGTGCGGCGCAGCAAGATCGCGATGTTCTCGGTCGCCACCGGCAAGCTGGTCGCCGCCTGGGACCCGGTCGTGGCGGCCCGGGTGAAGGCGCTGGCGATCTACGGCAACAGCGTGTTCATCGGCGGCGCCTTCCGCGCGATCGACGGGGCGACGCGCAACCGGCTGGGCGCGGTCCGGCTGATCCAGGGCGACCTGCTGCCGTGGAACCCGAACGCCAACAACGACGTGTACGCGATCGACGTGGCCGACAACGGCACCCGGGTGTTCGTCGGCGGCCCGTTCAGCACGATCAACGGCAAGGACCACTACTCGCTCGCGATGACCAACAACACGACCGGTGCGGCGTACGCGTTCCCGGCCGCCGCGGCGATCCCGAAGCCGACCGCGACGTGCACGACCCGGGTGAAGGACATCGACACCCTCGGCGACAAGGTGTTCGTCTCGAACGGCGGCGACGGCAGCGGCTGCTACGACGGCGTCCTCGCGGCCCAGGTCAGCACCGGCCAGCTGCTGTGGAAGAACAACTGCCTGGGCGCGACCGAGGCGATCAAGGCGATCGGCAACTGGGTCTACAAGGGCTCGCACGCGCACAACTGCAGCTCGTCGCCGAACGGCTTCCCGGACGGCACCGGCACCCACTACCTGCTGGTCGAGAGCGCGATCAACGGCAACCTCGGGCCGTGGTTCCCGAACACCGACGCGAACCCGAAGAGCACCACGAAGGTCGGCCCGCTGGCGATGGCCGGCACCGACACCGACCTGTGGGTCGGCGGCGACTTCCTGCACGTGAACGGCACCATTCAGGTCGGCATCACCAGATTCACGAACGCAGTAGGCGGCGCGGCCCCACTCCGGCCACGCACCCCGACCCTGACCGCGACGTCGTCCGGCCGGGTCTACGTCAGCTACGCCGACTCGTACGACCTCGACAACCTCACCCTCACGTACAACGTTTACCGCGGCTCCCTGAACGTCGGCTCGAACCGCTACACGTCCTACTACTGGCAACCCCGCAAGACCTACCAGGTCGTGGATCGCGGCCTGAAGCGCGGCTCCACCTACACCTACACCGTAGAAGTCCACGACGGCCGCAACATCCAGCGAGGCCCGTCCGCGAGCGTGAAGATCCCGTAA
- a CDS encoding fibronectin type III domain-containing protein: protein MGTRLFVALGIGGLVLGAVVPAPPAVGTGASLTAVAATAWQTDASVLGLAVAKGKVYVGGRFLKVRPPGAAAGTKEVGRTYLARFSQSTGALDSWNHVLNGIVWAIAASADGSRVYVGGDFTRVDGQIRNRIAAFDTTTGALVATIAPVVSYRVKALAIGGSSLYFGGSFGLVNGVTRNRAAAISTVNGALLPWNPNADNDVYAIDAADDNSKVYLGGTFGTVRGTNRWAVAAVNNSTGALLPFAAASAVPSPSSGCTSRVKDIETSGSRVYFANAGDGWGCFDGTWAADVATGNLVWKSNCLGATEAITMVNGWLFKGSHAHSCPGTFSDGSGTRFLLLQNPANGTLGPWFPNTNAGPPTSVGPLVSATGGGDLWIGGDFTKVNGVGQQGLTRFTNLGPGARPSTPPVPTLSRPAIGQVKATVQASLDNDDIRLTYRLLRGSTNTVVAVTRVSSAFWSRPTVTLTDTTAPTRTTQAYRIEVTDGTHVVRGGYATVTVR from the coding sequence ATGGGGACAAGACTCTTTGTCGCGTTGGGCATCGGTGGGCTCGTACTGGGGGCGGTGGTGCCGGCGCCGCCCGCGGTCGGCACCGGGGCGAGCCTGACCGCTGTCGCCGCGACGGCGTGGCAGACCGACGCGAGCGTGCTCGGCCTCGCGGTTGCCAAGGGCAAGGTGTACGTCGGAGGCCGGTTCCTGAAGGTGCGTCCGCCGGGAGCGGCGGCCGGGACCAAGGAGGTCGGCCGGACCTACCTGGCCAGGTTCAGCCAGAGCACCGGTGCGCTCGACTCCTGGAACCATGTCCTGAACGGGATCGTCTGGGCGATCGCGGCGTCGGCCGACGGCTCCAGGGTGTACGTCGGCGGTGACTTCACCCGCGTCGACGGCCAGATCCGGAACCGGATCGCCGCCTTCGACACCACCACCGGCGCGCTGGTGGCGACCATCGCGCCGGTGGTGTCGTACCGGGTGAAAGCGCTCGCCATCGGCGGCAGCAGCTTGTACTTCGGTGGGTCCTTCGGGCTCGTGAACGGCGTGACCCGCAACCGCGCGGCGGCGATCAGTACGGTCAACGGCGCACTGCTGCCGTGGAACCCGAACGCGGACAACGATGTCTACGCGATCGACGCGGCCGACGACAACTCGAAGGTCTACCTGGGCGGGACGTTCGGCACGGTCCGCGGGACGAATCGCTGGGCGGTTGCCGCCGTCAACAACTCGACCGGCGCCCTGCTGCCGTTCGCCGCCGCGTCCGCCGTGCCGTCGCCGTCGAGCGGGTGCACGTCGCGGGTGAAGGACATCGAGACGTCCGGTAGCCGGGTGTACTTCGCCAACGCCGGGGACGGCTGGGGATGCTTCGACGGGACGTGGGCGGCCGATGTTGCCACCGGCAACCTGGTGTGGAAGAGCAACTGCCTGGGCGCGACCGAGGCGATCACCATGGTGAACGGGTGGTTGTTCAAGGGGTCGCACGCGCACAGTTGTCCCGGCACCTTCTCGGACGGCAGCGGAACACGCTTCCTGCTGCTGCAGAATCCGGCGAACGGGACGCTCGGGCCGTGGTTCCCGAACACGAACGCCGGGCCGCCGACGTCGGTCGGTCCCCTGGTGTCGGCCACCGGCGGCGGCGATCTGTGGATCGGCGGCGACTTCACGAAGGTGAACGGCGTCGGGCAGCAAGGCCTGACCCGGTTCACGAATCTCGGGCCCGGCGCCCGGCCCTCCACGCCACCGGTGCCGACGTTGTCGCGTCCGGCGATCGGTCAGGTGAAGGCGACGGTTCAGGCCTCCTTGGACAACGACGACATCCGGCTCACCTATCGCCTGCTTCGCGGATCGACCAACACGGTCGTCGCGGTCACGAGGGTCAGCTCCGCGTTCTGGTCCCGTCCGACGGTCACGCTCACGGACACCACCGCGCCGACCAGGACCACGCAGGCGTACCGCATCGAGGTCACTGACGGGACACACGTCGTCCGAGGAGGCTACGCGACCGTCACTGTCCGCTGA